Proteins encoded together in one uncultured Desulfobacter sp. window:
- a CDS encoding serine protease yields MARFAWIFPVLFLICTCSTLFAEEKDTVVKIYVVYSEHNYHEPWQMKGISSRHGSGVIIHGNRILTNAHVVCDNTFLQVRKSGQAKRYTAIVDMIDHKSDLALLKVNDPDFFKGIVPIGFGHFSRIKDEVYAYGFPEGGDKLSITKGVVSRVEHKKYKHAGSYLIACQLDASLNHGNSGGPIFKDGKIVGIAFQNHAEPQAENIGYMIPIPVIRHFLKDIADNHLDGIPEFGISMQKLENQDMRAFYQMTDIQTGVLINAIYPDSPAIGYLEVNDVLLKINDLNIENDGTIEFRKGERTYLGFIIQQKQINESVTLTVLRKGNLVSVELPLTKALHCCRLVSYRQYETEPEFYIIGGLVFEALAMNYLYEYGGSDFSLNAPTELLNLFYNGFPSKDQKDIVMLAQVLPDDVNIGYHEFINGIISKVNGKTIVALEDLITAFENGEGDYHIIEDIRGFKIVLNRDAVEKSNKRILAKYKISSDRSLKFKSLNKKHY; encoded by the coding sequence ATGGCCAGATTTGCGTGGATTTTTCCTGTATTGTTTTTGATATGCACCTGTTCTACGCTTTTCGCTGAAGAAAAGGACACCGTTGTTAAAATTTATGTGGTCTACAGTGAGCATAACTACCATGAACCATGGCAGATGAAAGGAATAAGTTCACGCCACGGATCCGGCGTTATTATTCACGGCAATCGAATTTTAACCAACGCCCATGTTGTCTGTGACAATACTTTTTTACAGGTTAGAAAATCAGGTCAGGCTAAGCGATATACCGCGATCGTTGATATGATTGACCATAAGAGCGATCTGGCCTTACTCAAAGTTAATGACCCGGATTTTTTTAAAGGAATTGTACCCATAGGATTCGGACATTTTTCCCGTATTAAGGATGAAGTCTATGCTTATGGGTTTCCCGAAGGCGGAGACAAACTTTCCATTACCAAAGGCGTCGTGTCAAGGGTAGAACACAAGAAGTATAAACATGCCGGATCGTATCTCATTGCCTGTCAGTTAGACGCGTCCCTTAATCACGGAAACAGTGGCGGCCCGATTTTCAAAGATGGAAAAATCGTCGGCATTGCCTTTCAAAATCATGCAGAACCCCAGGCGGAAAATATCGGTTATATGATTCCTATACCGGTGATTCGGCATTTTCTTAAAGATATTGCCGATAATCATTTGGACGGCATTCCTGAATTTGGGATTTCCATGCAGAAACTGGAGAACCAAGACATGAGAGCTTTTTATCAGATGACGGATATACAGACCGGAGTGCTGATAAACGCCATTTATCCGGATTCCCCAGCTATTGGGTATCTTGAAGTCAATGATGTGCTTTTAAAAATAAACGATCTAAATATTGAAAATGATGGAACCATTGAGTTCAGAAAAGGGGAAAGGACCTATCTTGGTTTCATCATCCAGCAAAAACAGATCAATGAATCAGTAACCCTGACTGTTTTAAGGAAGGGAAACCTTGTGTCCGTTGAGTTGCCCCTGACGAAAGCCCTTCATTGTTGCCGTCTTGTTTCTTACAGGCAGTACGAAACAGAACCTGAATTTTATATTATTGGCGGATTGGTTTTTGAGGCTTTGGCCATGAACTACCTGTATGAATACGGTGGCAGTGATTTTTCCTTAAATGCGCCTACAGAACTTTTAAATCTGTTTTACAACGGATTTCCCAGTAAAGATCAAAAGGATATTGTAATGCTGGCCCAGGTCCTGCCTGATGACGTAAATATAGGATATCATGAATTCATTAATGGCATTATTTCAAAGGTGAACGGAAAAACCATCGTGGCCCTAGAGGATTTAATAACAGCGTTTGAGAACGGGGAAGGGGATTATCACATTATTGAAGATATCAGGGGCTTTAAAATCGTTTTAAATAGGGACGCTGTTGAAAAATCAAATAAAAGAATTTTGGCAAAATATAAAATTTCTTCAGATCGATCCCTGAAATTCAAAAGCCTTAATAAAAAACATTACTAA
- a CDS encoding CsgG/HfaB family protein: MKILRRAVTVMAALLLTFAWVGTKRVQAFESGTAEVNLIPKTLAILPFENNSVTDPDRYTPLSKGLSAMLITDLSKNGTSMKLIERGKIASLLKEIALSQGGAVDDSTAVQAGKILGAQCIAFGSFMVIAKQVRIDTRIIKVETSELIMAESIVGKTKNFMTLEQDLAQKIAESLNVALKIQETKSGSDIEAALYFSKGLDALDKGDKTAARQLFKKCIKLDPAYKTQVDNIQDLKL; encoded by the coding sequence ATGAAAATTCTTAGACGAGCGGTGACGGTGATGGCAGCATTGCTGTTGACCTTTGCATGGGTCGGCACAAAAAGGGTCCAAGCATTTGAGTCCGGTACTGCTGAAGTTAACCTAATCCCGAAAACTCTGGCCATTTTGCCCTTTGAGAACAATTCCGTGACTGACCCTGATCGGTACACGCCTCTCAGTAAAGGACTTTCAGCTATGCTTATCACGGATCTTAGCAAAAACGGAACATCTATGAAGCTGATTGAACGCGGAAAAATAGCATCCCTGTTAAAGGAAATCGCTCTAAGTCAGGGTGGCGCCGTGGACGATTCCACTGCTGTTCAGGCGGGAAAGATCCTGGGAGCCCAATGTATTGCCTTTGGTTCATTTATGGTGATCGCAAAACAGGTACGCATTGATACCAGGATCATCAAAGTTGAAACCTCGGAGCTGATTATGGCTGAATCAATTGTCGGTAAAACTAAAAATTTCATGACTCTGGAACAAGATCTTGCCCAAAAAATCGCCGAATCCCTGAATGTTGCATTAAAGATCCAAGAGACCAAGTCCGGTAGCGATATTGAGGCAGCGCTCTATTTTTCAAAGGGATTGGACGCACTGGATAAAGGGGATAAGACGGCGGCCAGGCAGTTGTTTAAAAAGTGTATTAAACTGGATCCTGCCTATAAAACCCAGGTGGATAACATACAGGACCTGAAACTATGA